AATAATGTACTATCAGGATCTATGAACCGAGCAATTTCCATTAGCGAACGATCATTCCCATCCATTTCATATAATAAAATAAATTTATGTCCACTTTCTTTACCTGCTTTAAATTGATAGTTCATTTTTTCACCATCCTTTGACAATTACTCTCTTTTTAGAAGCGTAGCACCCTTTCAAAAAAAGGGCAATCTTTTTGCTCTTAGAAATCATTAAAAGAGTGAAGAAGAAAACAATCTTTGTTTCCGTCTTCACTCTAACATTAATAAATTGTTATTGTTATATTTAACTAATTTTAATAATAGTGATTATTTTTGTCCATAGTAAGCATCTTTTCCATGTTTTCTTAAATAATGTTTATCTAAAATGCGTTGGGGTAATTCTTCTGCAAATGAGTTTAATGACCTTGTAAACAAATTCATTTTACAAACTTCATTCAATACCACAGCATTCATTACCGCACTTTTCGCATCTTTTCCCCAAGTAAATGGTCCGTGACCATGTAATAAAACACCAGGAACTGCTAAAGGATCAAGTTTTCTTTCATTAAATGTTTGGATGATTATGTCACCCGTAGATTCTTCATAACCTCGATCAATTTCTTCCTGGGTCAGATAACGTGTACAAGGAACAGAGCCATAAAAGGTATCCGCATGCGTTGTTCCCATTGCTGGAACATCCAATCCAGCTTGTGCCCAAATTGTTGCCCAGGTTGAATGTGTGTGAACAATGCCACCGATTTCTGCGAAATGTTTATACAATACTGCATGTGTTGGTGTATCAGAAGAGGGATTTAACTTTCCTTCTACAACCTTTCTATCTAGATCACAAACAACCATATCATCTGCTTTCATCGCTTCATAGCTAACACCACTAGGCTTAATCACAAATAATTTTTCTTTTCGATCAATAGCACTCACATTTCCCCAAGTATATTTGATTAATCCATGTCTGGGTAATTCTAGATTGGCTTCAAACACTTCTTGTTTTAACGCTTCTAACATTATGTCTCCTCCTATTTTAAGTAATCAATAGCTGCCTGTTCAATTGGTAATCCGTTTTTATATCGTTCAATAAATTTTTCAAAACCATTGACATCTTCACTATCTGGCATTACTTGACTACTTTTATTTTTTTGAAAAATTTTATGATCAAGGAAATCTGCCAATGATTCATTAGGTTGTTTTTCCTGTAAATAGGCTGCTAATAAGGCAATGCCCCAAGCTCCACCCTCACCAGCTGTTTCCATTGTTTCAATTGGAGCCTGCATGGCTGCTGCAACAATTTTCTGACCAACATCTTTGGTTTTAAATAAGCCGCCATGTCCCATCAGTTTATCCACTTGAACTTGTTCGTCATTTCGAAGAATGTCCATACCAATTTTTAATGCACCCACAGCAGAAAATAATTGAAGACGCATAAAATTCGCTAAATTAAAATTACTTTCAGGTGTACGTATGAATAGTGGACGTCCTTCTTTTATATTTGTGATATTTTCTCCAGAGAAATAGCCATAAGCAAGCATATTTCCACAATCTTTTTCTCCCTTTAATGCTTGTTCAAATAATAATTGAAAAAGTTGATTGGTTGATAAAGAAATTCCGGCTAAATTTGCAAATTCGCCGAATAACTTTATCCAAGCATTAATATCAGAGGAACAATTATTTGCATGGACCATAGCGACTGGTTCACCAGCTGGTGTAGTTACTAAATCGATTTCTGGATGAACCGCTTTTAAATTTCTTTCAAGAACAATCATTGCAAAAATAGAAGTCCCGGCTGAAACATTTCCTGTACGGACAGCAACACTTTTGGTTACTGTCATGCCCGTTCCGGCATCACCCTCAGGTGGGCATAAAGGAATTCCAGCTTGGAGATTTCCCGATGGATCTAATAAATGAGCGCCTTTTTCAGTTAAATGACCGGCTGTAGTTCCAGCAGTCAATACTTTTGGAAAAATATCTTCTAATTTCAATGAGAATCCATGTTTTTCAATAAGTTGATTAAATTGTTTTGTTTTTTCTTGATCATAATTTTTAGTTACTTCATCAATTGGAAACATACCAGGAACATCGCCAATACCTAAAACCATTTCGCCCGTTAACTGCCAATGAATATACCCAGCCAAAGTTGTTATGTAATCAATTGTTGACACATGTGCTTCTTTATCTAGAATTACTTGGTATAAATGTGCAATACTCCAACGTTCTGGAATATTAAAATTAAACAGATTTGTTAATATTTTTGCAGCCTCTTCTGTATTACTATTTCTCCATGTTCGAAAAGACGTCAATAGCTGCTCGTCTTTATCAAATGCCATATAGCCATGCATCATAGCGCTAAACCCTATACAACCAATTTTTTCAATCGATAAACCAAGCAATCGTTTCACTTCTGCTGCCATCCCTGCATAGCTTGCCTGTATACCTTTCCAAATTTCGTCAATTGAATAGGTCCAATAACCATTTTCTAGTTGATTTTCCCATTCAAAGCTACCTGTAGCAATAGGTTCATGCTGACTATCAATTAAAACAGCTTTTATCCTAGTTGATCCTAATTCAATGCCTAAAGAAGTTTTTCCATTTTTGATATCTATAACAGCTTGATCTTTTTCCACTTCGATTTTTCCTCCCTTGCTACTTTCCTAACAGATCACATTAAAACGCTTTCCAAGAAAATTATAAAATATATGTTCGTACATTTCAACGAACATATATAAAATATACGTACAAAATAGCTGGAAATATATTATTTTAATAGCCAATTTGCTTATCTGGTAATTCAAAAGGTAATAAACCAATAGTTCCTAAATAATTGAATTGATGTTAGATTATAGTTGATTAACAAATAATTTATTTTTTTAAAAGTTGCTCTATAGCAGTTTAGGTAAATAATCGATTATATCTCAATTTGAAGATAAGGTCATTGTTGAATCCCTTTTAATTAACTTTGGTGTATACAAAATCTGTTGAGGAAGCTCTTTTTTTTCTTGTGTTGCTTCAATAATCCATCTTGCAGCATCATGTCCCATTTTTTCTTTTGGATGGGTAATTGTTGTTAAAGAAATTTCTGAAGCCTTACTCAAAAATGAATCATCTTGGCCAATAATAGATAGCTGGTCAGGAATTTTTAGGTTTAACTCTTTTGCTAAAGTTACCATTTCAAGTGCAATTTCATCATTATAACATGCAAGTGCAGTAATTGCCTGTTTTGGATCTAACAAGCTATTTTTAACCATCTGAAGCATTTGCATTTTACTTTCTGTAGTATAAGTAAAACTTTTTTCTGATTCAAATAATTTATGGTGTGATTCAAAGGCCCGAATATATCCCCGCATTCGATTTTTTCCTTGTAAATCATCAATCTTAGTAATTAATCCAATAGATGTATGTCCCTCACTTAATAAATAGTCAACTGCTAAATAACCAGCCTGTACATCATCCAAACAAATTGCTGGAACATCCAGTTCTTCATAGTAGGCATTAAGCATAACAAAAGGCGTACGTCTTTCTTTTAATGCTAAATAGTAAGAAAGGTTTGGATTATATTGATTACTTTTCGTTGGTTCAATAATCAATCCATCCACCTGTCTAGCGAGCATTTGTTCTAAACTCTTACGTTCTTGCGTCACATCGTTATTCGTACTTGCTAAAAGCAATGAATAATTATTGCGACTTAATTCTTTTTCTATGCCACGAATAATCGATGGAAAAATATAATCAGACAAATAAGTTGTAATAACGCCAATTGTCTTTTTATTTACAGGTTTTAATTGTTTCAGATACACATCACTGACATAGGTTCCTGAACCTCTTTCTTTTCTTAAATATCCTTCATTCACGAGTAAAGCCATAGCTTGTCTAACCGTGTGACGACTAACTTGATATTTTTTTTGTAATTGCAACTCAGATGGGATAGACGTATTCACTTGTAATGATTTAGAAAGGATTGCCGAACGAATATCATCTGCAATTATTTGATATTTTGTTTTTTTCATTTAAATACTCCTGTCTATGATCACTATTATAAAAGCTATCCTAAAAAAATACAAGGTAAGGCCATCTGCCAAATCCTAACTTTGTAAATAGAAAAAAATCTTTAGTACAATTCTTAGGTAAATTTTCTTTCTTTTATCATTAAAAAAATAATTTAAATGTAAGAAGATAACCTTGCATCCAAATTATTTTTTAATAATAAATAAAATATCTTTTTAAAAATTTTTTATAATAATTATTCTAATTGGCTATTTTACTTCCCCAAATTGTTTCATTATTATTACCGATTGCAGAAAATGTCACAACTTTTTTTGGTGCATGTTCTTGATTATCTTGCTGGAGAATGGCATTGCCTTTATAGGTAACTCCATTGATATACAAAGTAATATTGCCATTTTTCTTTAATTGCCAACTTCCTGATACACTTCCCATGATTTTTCCATCTCGAGATAAATAAATATTTTGTGTAGGTGTAATGGCATTAGTTGTGTTCGTTCCATGATTAATAAATTGATAGTGTCCAACTATTTCTTTAGTCTTCCCTACCTTATTTTCTTTATCCGCAAATTCATAAGGTGTTACAACAGGCCATAAATCTTCATTCATATACATTGAATGTACACGTAATTCATGGTATTCGCCACTATTGCTAAATCGAGTATGATAAACTGCATACCATTGCTTATCTTTAGTAATAATAGCCGAGTTGTGCCCTTGAGCTTTAGAGGCTTTTGTCATTTGATTAAATTGATAATTTCCCATTAGTTTAATTCCCCAATTATCATTATTGGAAGATGAATTAAAAATTGGAATATTACCTTTAGCATCTCTGTACGGACCTTGTGGAGAGGTTGAGCGGAACAATCGCATATTATAACCACCATCTGCTAAAAGTCCCCCCATAAGTTTCAAATAAATAATAGTAATTGGTAGATGGATCATAAACAATATAAGGAGATTCGCCAGATTTATGGTATCCCCCTGTTAATTTAGTACCAAAATATCGATCTACAATTTGACCATTTCCTTTATCGCCATCTACTTTAGGATAAATGGGATTTCCTGTTGTTGGATTTAATTCTAAAATAAAAATTCCACCTGACCAAGAACCATAAGTCATCCAAAATTTTCCGTCTTTATCAAAAAATACCACTGGATCAATCGCATTTGGCGCATAGTCTGTATTATATGTGTGCCCATTATTAATGCTCCATTTTGGATTGAAGCCTGTTACCTGTCCATTAGAAATTAATTTTTTCAGATTTGTATTTTGATAATTGGTATTACGATCACTGCCATCTGTTGAATCTTTTTCAGTAAATCCTGAATAAACAATGGTATTGGCATAAGTATATGGTCCCTCGACATTTTTTGAAACAGCAAAACCTATACAGGAACGACGCCAAGTAGAAGAAGCAGAATAAAAATACATATAAGCGCCTTTATCGCCATTTTTCCATTGATAATTCGCATTCCAGATAACATCTGGTGCCCAAATGGCATAACCACCCCTACTATCCGCATCATTGTATCCTGCCCATGCAAAAGATTCCTTTAAATTTTCTTTCAAATTACCTAATACTAAGTTATTTTCCGGATTTTCATATTCAGAATTAAAAGGTACCTGCCAATTCTTCAGATCGGTAGATTTTGCTTCAGTAATATGACTTCCAAAAATATAAAATGTTTCTTTTCCATTTTCCATAACAGAAATAGTAGAAGGGTCATGAATAGACACACGTTGTTTTGTCGTTGTTACCCATCTATTTGTATCTGTATGTTGTTTCTTTTTGTCTGCTGCCTGTACTTCAAATGTTCTGACAACACTAAAAGTTATTAATAATAAAAAAGCAAGTAGAATATTCATTTTTTTCTTATTCATAAAATTTACTCCTTATTTTTATTTTTCCAATTATTTATCTTTTAGTTCTCCCAAACAAAAATTTGAAAAATGAATGAAGCTTTTTGTGAATATTTTTATTTTATAAAAATCGGTTTCCTTACTTTGTGACTTCACCTCCCATAAAAAATAATATAAATAAGTCAATATTCATTATGATATTAATTATTTATATATATTAATGTTAATTTAAAATGTAAATATCGTCAAAATATAGTTATTAATCTAGCTGGCAAAAAATAAATTTAGCTAGGTGATAATGCCACATATTCTAAAATGTTATTTTTATCTACTAGCTAAAAAGTATGTATCAAACTCATTTCATTTATTAACATTATATAAGGATCATACTATTAAGAAGTTTTTCCTATTAAAATTAAAAAGATAAGAAAAAATTCAATTGAGAAATTTTCTTATCTTTTAATGAAACAACCTAATAAATCTATAAATAATTTTTTACTAACTAAATTGTATAAATAAATTGTTGGATAAATGATTAATCGAACAGATATTTATTATTGATCTTCCGTTAAAATTCGATAACATGTTCTACTTTCATAAATTTCTCCAGGAAATAAATCGATATTTCCAAATTCTGGAAATTCTTCTGCTCCTGGACAAACTTGGGTTTCAAAGGTAATTCCTCCATGATAAATAAGTGGTTTACCATGTATTAGCCATTTATCAGGTAATTGGGCAGTGAAAATAACAATGGCGGATTGATCTGTAAATACTTCAACAGCGACCCTTTTATCAGGTGCAATTAATTTTGCTTTAGCATTTTTAGTTCCAGGTTTGTTTAAGAAAAATGGATGATCCAATCCATCAACCAATTTATTTTGTTCATTTGTTGATTCAAAAGCCTGCTTTATTGGTGCTACCTTACGAAAATCAAATGGTGAACCTTCAACTGTTCGTTTTTCGCCCGTTGGTAAGGTCGCTTGATCGACGACAGCAAACTGATCTGCCTCTAACATTAACTGATGTTCTGCAACTGATTGACTTGGATCACCTGTTAGATTAAAATACACATGATTCGTTGGATTAAATAAGGTTGGTTGATCAGTTGTTGCTTTATAATTTATAATCCATTCATTATTATTATTAAGTGTATAGGTTACTGAGATTTGCAAGTTCCCTGGAAATCCATTCTCACCATCCTTGCTAGTTAGCGAAAATTCCACACTAACTCGATCTTTCGTTTGACCTGTTAATGCCGTCCAACTTTTTGTTTCAAAACTATCTGGGCCACCATGTAAAGTATTACCTTCTTGTGTATTTATAGCCGCCTGATACCATCTATCTTGAATATTAAACTCGCCTTTTCTAATTCGTCCAGCTACTCGACCAATTGTTGATCCTATATAAGTATCTTTTTCTTGATATTCTTCTGTGGAATCAAATCCAAAAACAATATTTCTTTTTTCGGTCTCTACGGGAACATACAAATTGACAATTCGAGCGCCAAAGGTTGTTACTTCTAAAATGATTCCGTTATTATTTACAAGTGAATACAATTTTTCTTCCTTACCAAAATCTTTTACCCTGATATCCATTCTATCCCTCCATTTTTGAATCCCTTTTCAATTATTTTTAAAAAATAATTTCATAAATAGTGAATCACTTTTTTTCTTTTCTAGGTAAAAAACAATCAATTATTCACTGTTTAATTTTTTTCAAAATTTCTAAACTACTTATTCACACCAGTCAGCCTAACATTATAAAACTGAATATAAATGAATCATTCAAGAAACAAAAAAACAGCAGAACGAATTTCGTTCTGCTGGTTTTTTCTGTTTCAAACAATGATTTTACTGAAAAAGAAACTTTTTAGTACCAACCATTATTCATCCAGAAAGTTTTTGCTTGTTCCCAAGAACCATAACGTTCTGAAACATAGTTTTCAGCAACTTTTTCTTGGTTTGCAGGTGAATAATCACCTTTTAAGTATGAAGCATCTAATTGATATCGACCTATGTATTTCCCATTTGTTGCATTGTATGAGCCACTTGATTCTCTTTGTGCAATCCATTCTTTTGCTGAATTTGAATCGCTCGTTGGCGCACTTGTTTGAGCTGGTGCTTGTT
The genomic region above belongs to Melissococcus plutonius ATCC 35311 and contains:
- a CDS encoding aldose epimerase family protein, encoding MDIRVKDFGKEEKLYSLVNNNGIILEVTTFGARIVNLYVPVETEKRNIVFGFDSTEEYQEKDTYIGSTIGRVAGRIRKGEFNIQDRWYQAAINTQEGNTLHGGPDSFETKSWTALTGQTKDRVSVEFSLTSKDGENGFPGNLQISVTYTLNNNNEWIINYKATTDQPTLFNPTNHVYFNLTGDPSQSVAEHQLMLEADQFAVVDQATLPTGEKRTVEGSPFDFRKVAPIKQAFESTNEQNKLVDGLDHPFFLNKPGTKNAKAKLIAPDKRVAVEVFTDQSAIVIFTAQLPDKWLIHGKPLIYHGGITFETQVCPGAEEFPEFGNIDLFPGEIYESRTCYRILTEDQ
- a CDS encoding xylulokinase: MEKDQAVIDIKNGKTSLGIELGSTRIKAVLIDSQHEPIATGSFEWENQLENGYWTYSIDEIWKGIQASYAGMAAEVKRLLGLSIEKIGCIGFSAMMHGYMAFDKDEQLLTSFRTWRNSNTEEAAKILTNLFNFNIPERWSIAHLYQVILDKEAHVSTIDYITTLAGYIHWQLTGEMVLGIGDVPGMFPIDEVTKNYDQEKTKQFNQLIEKHGFSLKLEDIFPKVLTAGTTAGHLTEKGAHLLDPSGNLQAGIPLCPPEGDAGTGMTVTKSVAVRTGNVSAGTSIFAMIVLERNLKAVHPEIDLVTTPAGEPVAMVHANNCSSDINAWIKLFGEFANLAGISLSTNQLFQLLFEQALKGEKDCGNMLAYGYFSGENITNIKEGRPLFIRTPESNFNLANFMRLQLFSAVGALKIGMDILRNDEQVQVDKLMGHGGLFKTKDVGQKIVAAAMQAPIETMETAGEGGAWGIALLAAYLQEKQPNESLADFLDHKIFQKNKSSQVMPDSEDVNGFEKFIERYKNGLPIEQAAIDYLK
- a CDS encoding maltodextrin glucosidase; translated protein: MNKKKMNILLAFLLLITFSVVRTFEVQAADKKKQHTDTNRWVTTTKQRVSIHDPSTISVMENGKETFYIFGSHITEAKSTDLKNWQVPFNSEYENPENNLVLGNLKENLKESFAWAGYNDADSRGGYAIWAPDVIWNANYQWKNGDKGAYMYFYSASSTWRRSCIGFAVSKNVEGPYTYANTIVYSGFTEKDSTDGSDRNTNYQNTNLKKLISNGQVTGFNPKWSINNGHTYNTDYAPNAIDPVVFFDKDGKFWMTYGSWSGGIFILELNPTTGNPIYPKVDGDKGNGQIVDRYFGTKLTGGYHKSGESPYIVYDPSTNYYYLFETYGGTFSRWWL
- a CDS encoding glycoside hydrolase family 43 protein, which produces MGGLLADGGYNMRLFRSTSPQGPYRDAKGNIPIFNSSSNNDNWGIKLMGNYQFNQMTKASKAQGHNSAIITKDKQWYAVYHTRFSNSGEYHELRVHSMYMNEDLWPVVTPYEFADKENKVGKTKEIVGHYQFINHGTNTTNAITPTQNIYLSRDGKIMGSVSGSWQLKKNGNITLYINGVTYKGNAILQQDNQEHAPKKVVTFSAIGNNNETIWGSKIAN
- a CDS encoding GntR family transcriptional regulator → MKKTKYQIIADDIRSAILSKSLQVNTSIPSELQLQKKYQVSRHTVRQAMALLVNEGYLRKERGSGTYVSDVYLKQLKPVNKKTIGVITTYLSDYIFPSIIRGIEKELSRNNYSLLLASTNNDVTQERKSLEQMLARQVDGLIIEPTKSNQYNPNLSYYLALKERRTPFVMLNAYYEELDVPAICLDDVQAGYLAVDYLLSEGHTSIGLITKIDDLQGKNRMRGYIRAFESHHKLFESEKSFTYTTESKMQMLQMVKNSLLDPKQAITALACYNDEIALEMVTLAKELNLKIPDQLSIIGQDDSFLSKASEISLTTITHPKEKMGHDAARWIIEATQEKKELPQQILYTPKLIKRDSTMTLSSN
- a CDS encoding L-ribulose-5-phosphate 4-epimerase codes for the protein MLEALKQEVFEANLELPRHGLIKYTWGNVSAIDRKEKLFVIKPSGVSYEAMKADDMVVCDLDRKVVEGKLNPSSDTPTHAVLYKHFAEIGGIVHTHSTWATIWAQAGLDVPAMGTTHADTFYGSVPCTRYLTQEEIDRGYEESTGDIIIQTFNERKLDPLAVPGVLLHGHGPFTWGKDAKSAVMNAVVLNEVCKMNLFTRSLNSFAEELPQRILDKHYLRKHGKDAYYGQK